One Leclercia pneumoniae genomic region harbors:
- a CDS encoding glycoside hydrolase family 31 protein, whose amino-acid sequence MKTLKNWTVATESANHIELLVDNQHRLCLYVLEENLFRVLIKRKGELALDRTWSIAPAQDVPWEGRHRDDLSGFSCPAWQLTQQGDMLTVATQQLRVTVHQPLWLEWHYCDDAGEWQPLVNDRPTSAYLLNAHGDGVAHYLSRRKDERFYGLGEKAGDLQRNGKRYEMRNLDAMGYNAASTDPLYKHIPFTLTRRDDVSYGLFYDNLSSCWLDLGNEIDNYHTAYRRWQAEAGDIDYYMFTGKRVLDVTKAFVRLTGKTLFGPKWSLGYSGSTMHYTDAPDAQNQLMHFIRLCEEHAIPCDSFQLSSGYTSINGKRYVFNWNHDKVPQPKVMSQAFHDAGLKLAANIKPCLLQDHPRYNEVAERGLFIRDSETNAPERSSFWDDEGSHLDFTNPQTVQWWQEGVTTQLLEMGIDSTWNDNNEYEVWDGEARCCGFGQPIAIKHIRPVMPLLMMRASLEAQQRFAPQKRPYLISRSGCAGMQRYVQTWSGDNRTNWETLRYNIRMGLGMSLSGLFNVGHDVGGFSGDKPDAELFVRWVQNGVMHPRFTIHSWNDDQTVNEPWMYPGVTPAIRSAIELRYRLLPYLYTLLWQAHADDEPMLRPTFLDHEHDAQTFEECDDFLLGRDLLVASVVEAGQRARRLWLPDNEAGWYDFYTHEWFAGGQWIVRDAPLEKLPLLVRAGAALPLSERITHVNAEKDDARELKLFPLKGVGTTSGLLFEDDGESWGYQQGNALWVEWEMVCDGASINLKVNARGDYRPAWKALKVSLPAGETRKLRVNGVEGGEWAV is encoded by the coding sequence ATGAAAACTCTGAAAAACTGGACCGTCGCAACAGAGTCGGCGAACCATATTGAGCTGCTGGTCGATAATCAGCACCGGCTGTGTCTGTATGTGCTGGAAGAGAACCTGTTCCGCGTGCTGATTAAGCGCAAAGGCGAACTGGCGCTGGACCGCACCTGGAGTATCGCCCCGGCGCAAGATGTGCCCTGGGAAGGACGACATCGTGACGATCTGAGTGGCTTCTCCTGCCCGGCCTGGCAGCTGACGCAGCAGGGCGACATGCTGACGGTTGCTACCCAGCAGCTGCGTGTGACGGTCCACCAGCCGCTGTGGCTGGAGTGGCACTATTGCGATGACGCGGGCGAGTGGCAGCCGCTGGTGAATGACCGCCCGACCAGCGCCTACCTGCTGAATGCCCACGGCGACGGCGTGGCACACTACCTGAGCCGCCGCAAGGATGAGCGTTTTTACGGCCTGGGCGAGAAAGCCGGCGATCTGCAGCGCAACGGTAAACGCTACGAGATGCGTAACCTCGACGCGATGGGCTACAACGCCGCCAGCACCGATCCACTGTACAAACACATTCCGTTCACCCTCACCCGCCGGGATGACGTGAGCTATGGCCTGTTTTACGACAACCTGAGCAGCTGCTGGCTGGATCTGGGCAACGAAATTGATAATTACCACACCGCCTACCGCCGCTGGCAGGCAGAAGCGGGTGACATCGATTACTACATGTTTACCGGGAAACGGGTGCTGGATGTCACCAAAGCCTTTGTGCGCCTCACCGGAAAGACGTTGTTCGGGCCGAAATGGAGCCTGGGTTACAGCGGATCGACCATGCACTATACCGACGCGCCGGACGCGCAGAATCAGCTGATGCACTTTATTCGCCTGTGCGAAGAACACGCGATTCCGTGCGACTCCTTCCAGCTCTCGTCCGGCTACACCTCCATCAACGGCAAGCGCTACGTCTTCAACTGGAACCATGACAAAGTGCCGCAGCCGAAGGTGATGTCTCAGGCGTTCCACGACGCCGGGTTAAAACTGGCGGCCAACATCAAGCCGTGCCTGCTACAGGATCACCCGCGCTATAACGAGGTGGCAGAAAGAGGCCTGTTCATACGTGATTCAGAAACCAATGCGCCAGAACGTTCCAGCTTCTGGGATGACGAAGGCTCGCACCTCGACTTTACCAACCCGCAGACGGTGCAGTGGTGGCAGGAAGGTGTGACCACGCAGTTGCTGGAGATGGGGATCGACTCCACCTGGAACGATAACAACGAGTATGAAGTCTGGGACGGCGAAGCGCGCTGCTGTGGCTTCGGCCAGCCGATCGCCATCAAGCATATTCGCCCGGTGATGCCGCTGCTGATGATGCGCGCCTCGCTGGAGGCGCAGCAGCGCTTCGCCCCGCAAAAACGCCCGTACCTGATCTCCCGCTCCGGCTGCGCGGGGATGCAGCGCTACGTTCAGACCTGGAGCGGTGATAACCGCACCAACTGGGAGACCCTGCGCTATAACATTCGTATGGGGCTGGGGATGAGCCTCTCGGGGCTGTTTAACGTCGGGCATGACGTCGGCGGTTTTTCTGGCGATAAGCCGGATGCCGAGCTGTTTGTGCGCTGGGTACAGAACGGCGTGATGCACCCGCGGTTTACCATCCATTCATGGAATGATGACCAGACCGTTAACGAGCCGTGGATGTATCCCGGCGTGACGCCGGCCATTCGCAGCGCAATTGAGCTGCGCTATCGCCTGCTGCCCTATCTCTATACGCTGCTCTGGCAGGCGCATGCCGACGACGAACCGATGCTGCGTCCTACTTTCCTCGATCATGAGCATGATGCGCAGACCTTTGAAGAGTGCGACGACTTCCTGCTGGGCCGCGACCTGCTGGTGGCAAGCGTGGTCGAAGCCGGGCAGCGTGCGCGCCGCCTCTGGCTGCCGGATAACGAAGCCGGCTGGTACGATTTTTATACCCACGAGTGGTTTGCTGGCGGCCAGTGGATTGTGCGCGACGCGCCGCTGGAGAAGCTGCCGCTGCTGGTGCGTGCCGGGGCCGCGTTGCCGCTGAGCGAGCGCATCACGCACGTGAATGCTGAAAAAGACGATGCTCGCGAGCTGAAGCTGTTCCCGCTAAAAGGCGTGGGTACCACGTCTGGCCTGCTGTTTGAGGACGACGGCGAAAGCTGGGGTTATCAGCAGGGCAATGCGCTGTGGGTGGAGTGGGAGATGGTCTGCGACGGGGCGAGCATTAATCTGAAGGTGAATGCGCGGGGGGATTATCGCCCGGCGTGGAAGGCGCTGAAGGTGTCGTTACCGGCAGGGGAAACACGCAAGCTGCGGGTGAACGGTGTTGAAGGGGGTGAGTGGGCGGTGTAG
- a CDS encoding LacI family DNA-binding transcriptional regulator, which yields MDKRLKITEIAARTQLSISTVSRVLAGKANTSEKARNRVLACARELGVMDGLAAGRLLLNSLVVFAPQRAFDERSDIFYYRVIQSVSKGLASHDVRLRYCALEENDSDAQLFLARMNETETQAAILLGIDDPHIHDLAVDVGKPCMLINCRDRHMRLPAVAPDHRAIGERAAEYLFEMGHREVLNVLCLRRYTMELRLAGIRDAWQSHNLTFRDKRDLLVAPSFSARETEQLIGEWLTQMQGRDLPTAFLVGGDFMAAGTISALQKQGLRVPQDISVMSIDGFNLAAIQDVPLTAVHVPRDELGTEAVHMLQQRLMRPEAPVGTLLLNGTLAVRESVRRIRQGKRRTAVEREGLYDN from the coding sequence ATGGATAAAAGGTTAAAAATCACCGAAATCGCTGCCCGCACGCAGCTCTCTATCAGCACCGTTTCACGGGTACTGGCGGGTAAAGCGAATACCAGCGAAAAAGCGCGTAACCGGGTGCTGGCGTGTGCGCGGGAGTTGGGGGTGATGGACGGTCTGGCGGCTGGGCGCCTGCTGCTGAATAGCCTTGTGGTCTTTGCGCCGCAGCGGGCGTTTGACGAGCGGTCCGATATCTTTTACTACCGGGTGATCCAGAGTGTAAGCAAAGGTCTGGCGTCGCATGATGTGCGCCTGCGTTATTGCGCCCTGGAGGAGAACGACAGCGATGCGCAGCTCTTTCTGGCGCGAATGAATGAGACCGAGACCCAGGCCGCCATCCTGCTGGGTATCGACGATCCCCATATTCACGATCTGGCGGTGGACGTGGGTAAACCCTGCATGCTAATCAACTGTCGCGACCGCCATATGCGCTTGCCCGCCGTGGCACCCGACCACCGGGCAATTGGCGAACGGGCCGCTGAGTACCTGTTCGAAATGGGACACCGGGAGGTGCTAAACGTACTCTGTCTGCGGCGTTACACGATGGAGCTACGTCTGGCCGGGATACGCGATGCGTGGCAGTCACACAACCTGACGTTCCGCGATAAACGCGATCTGCTGGTGGCGCCCAGCTTTAGCGCACGCGAAACAGAACAGCTCATCGGCGAGTGGCTCACGCAAATGCAGGGGAGGGATCTGCCCACCGCGTTTTTAGTGGGGGGGGATTTTATGGCGGCGGGCACCATCAGCGCCCTGCAAAAACAGGGGCTGCGGGTGCCGCAGGATATCTCGGTAATGAGCATCGACGGCTTCAATCTCGCCGCCATTCAGGATGTGCCGCTCACGGCGGTGCATGTTCCCCGCGATGAACTGGGAACCGAAGCGGTGCATATGCTTCAGCAGCGGCTGATGCGCCCCGAGGCGCCGGTTGGCACTTTGCTGCTCAACGGCACGCTGGCCGTGCGGGAATCTGTCCGGCGGATACGTCAGGGGAAACGACGCACCGCCGTAGAACGTGAAGGACTTTACGATAACTAA
- a CDS encoding ABC-F family ATPase, translating to MLVTSNVTMQFGSKPLFENISVKFGGGNRYGLIGANGSGKSTFMKILGSDLEPTLGNVSMDPNERIGKLRQDQFAFEEFTVLDTVIMGHGELWEVKQERDRIYALAEMSEEDGYKVADLETQYGEMDGYSAEARAGELLLGVGIPVEQHYGPMSEVAPGWKLRVLLAQALFSNPDILLLDEPTNNLDIDTIRWLEQTLNDRDSTMIIISHDRHFLNMVCTHMADLDYGELRVYPGNYDEYMTAATQARERLLADNAKKKAQIADLQSFVSRFSANASKSRQATSRARQIDKIKLDEVKASSRQNPFIRFEQDKKLFRNALEVEALAKGFENGPLFKNFNLLLEVGEKIAILGANGVGKSTLLKTLVGELQPDNGTVKWSENAQIGYYAQDHEYEFENDLTVFDWMSQWKQEGDDEQAVRSILGRLLFSQDDIKKPAKVLSGGEKGRMLFGKLMMEKPNILVMDEPTNHLDMESIESLNMALEMYQGTLIFVSHDREFVSSLATRVIEITPERVVDFTGNYEDYLRSKGIDG from the coding sequence GTGTTAGTTACCAGCAACGTCACTATGCAGTTTGGCAGTAAGCCGCTGTTCGAAAATATTTCCGTCAAATTTGGCGGCGGCAACCGTTACGGCCTGATTGGTGCCAACGGTAGCGGCAAATCCACCTTCATGAAGATCCTCGGCAGCGATTTAGAGCCGACGCTGGGCAATGTCTCAATGGACCCCAACGAGCGCATCGGTAAGCTGCGTCAGGATCAGTTCGCCTTTGAAGAGTTCACCGTGCTCGACACCGTGATCATGGGACACGGAGAGCTGTGGGAAGTGAAGCAGGAGCGTGACCGTATCTACGCCCTGGCCGAAATGAGCGAAGAAGATGGCTACAAAGTGGCCGATCTGGAGACGCAGTATGGCGAAATGGACGGGTACTCCGCCGAAGCGCGCGCGGGCGAATTGCTGCTCGGCGTGGGCATTCCAGTAGAACAGCACTACGGCCCGATGAGCGAAGTCGCGCCAGGCTGGAAACTGCGTGTGCTGCTGGCACAGGCGCTGTTCTCTAACCCTGACATTCTGCTGCTCGATGAACCGACGAACAACCTGGACATCGATACCATCCGCTGGCTGGAGCAGACGCTGAACGACCGCGATAGCACCATGATCATTATTTCGCACGACCGTCACTTCCTGAATATGGTCTGTACGCACATGGCGGATCTGGACTACGGCGAACTGCGCGTTTACCCGGGCAACTACGACGAGTATATGACGGCCGCAACCCAGGCGCGTGAACGTCTGCTGGCAGACAACGCCAAGAAGAAAGCGCAGATTGCGGACCTGCAGTCCTTCGTTAGCCGCTTCAGCGCCAACGCCTCTAAATCGCGTCAGGCAACCTCGCGCGCTCGTCAGATCGACAAAATAAAGCTCGACGAAGTCAAAGCGTCAAGCCGTCAGAACCCGTTCATCCGCTTCGAACAGGACAAGAAACTGTTCCGTAACGCGCTGGAAGTGGAAGCCCTGGCTAAAGGCTTTGAAAACGGTCCGCTGTTTAAAAACTTTAACCTGCTGCTGGAAGTGGGCGAGAAAATTGCCATTCTGGGTGCCAACGGCGTGGGTAAATCTACCCTGTTGAAAACGCTGGTGGGCGAACTGCAGCCGGACAACGGTACCGTGAAGTGGTCCGAAAACGCGCAGATCGGTTACTACGCTCAGGACCACGAGTACGAGTTCGAAAACGACCTGACGGTCTTCGACTGGATGAGTCAGTGGAAGCAGGAAGGTGACGACGAGCAGGCGGTGCGTAGCATTCTGGGGCGCCTGCTGTTCAGCCAGGACGACATCAAAAAGCCTGCCAAAGTGCTCTCCGGTGGTGAAAAAGGCCGCATGCTGTTCGGTAAGCTGATGATGGAAAAACCAAATATCCTGGTGATGGATGAACCTACCAACCACCTGGATATGGAATCTATCGAATCGTTGAACATGGCGCTGGAGATGTATCAGGGCACCCTGATCTTCGTCTCTCACGACCGTGAGTTCGTCAGCTCGCTGGCGACCCGCGTGATCGAGATTACCCCAGAGCGCGTGGTGGACTTCACCGGCAACTACGAAGATTACCTGCGCAGCAAAGGTATCGACGGCTAA
- a CDS encoding PTS sugar transporter subunit IIC, with the protein MSDTKITPAMQSFVDRFVEFSARLANQVHLRSLRDAFATVMPIFILAGLAVLINNVVFPWIFTGETLAHYQVWGEAIINGTLNIAALLLAPIIAWSLARNKNFDNPVSAVVIAVSSFIIMMPMRLQIVPVGSDTAVSVTQILTFANIGSTGIFAGVLIGLISAEIFIAISRLKALHISLGDNVPPAVSKSFTALIPTIITLSLFAVLAALLANVLHTDLIHLITTFIQQPLRLINTSLPGTLFIYSFGNFLFTLGIHQSVVNSVILEPFLLINTNENMLAFANGQPIPHIINSIFVPTFGMVGGTGSTLSLLIAIFIFSRQQSAKQVARLSLAPGLFNINEPVIFGLPIVFNLPLMIPFVLLPALGIWFAWLCTTLGFMSRCVVMIPWTTPPILSAWLATAGDWRAVVVQLAIIIFGVFFYLPFLKVAERVALKNSEIAN; encoded by the coding sequence ATGTCTGATACAAAAATTACACCTGCGATGCAGTCCTTTGTCGACAGATTTGTGGAGTTCTCGGCGCGCCTGGCCAATCAGGTGCACCTGCGCTCTCTGCGTGATGCGTTTGCCACGGTGATGCCGATCTTTATCCTCGCCGGGCTGGCGGTGCTGATCAATAACGTGGTCTTCCCGTGGATTTTCACCGGGGAGACGCTGGCCCACTATCAGGTCTGGGGCGAGGCGATTATTAACGGTACGCTGAATATCGCGGCGCTCCTGCTGGCCCCGATCATTGCCTGGTCGCTGGCGCGTAACAAAAATTTCGACAATCCGGTCTCGGCAGTGGTCATCGCCGTCAGCAGCTTTATCATAATGATGCCGATGCGGCTGCAGATCGTCCCCGTCGGCAGCGACACCGCGGTGAGCGTTACGCAGATTCTTACCTTCGCCAATATCGGCTCGACGGGCATTTTCGCCGGGGTGCTGATTGGGCTAATCTCGGCGGAGATCTTTATCGCCATCTCCCGGCTAAAAGCGCTGCACATTTCGCTGGGGGATAATGTCCCTCCGGCGGTGAGCAAATCCTTTACCGCGCTCATTCCCACCATCATTACGCTCTCGCTGTTCGCGGTGCTTGCGGCCTTGCTGGCAAACGTGCTGCACACCGATTTGATTCACCTGATCACCACTTTTATCCAGCAGCCGCTGCGGCTGATCAACACCAGCCTGCCGGGTACGCTCTTTATCTACAGCTTTGGCAACTTCCTGTTTACGCTTGGCATTCATCAGTCAGTGGTTAACAGTGTGATTCTGGAACCCTTCCTGCTGATTAATACCAACGAGAATATGCTGGCCTTCGCCAATGGACAGCCAATCCCGCATATCATCAACAGTATCTTTGTCCCCACCTTCGGCATGGTGGGGGGGACCGGGAGCACCCTCTCACTACTGATCGCCATCTTTATCTTCTCGCGTCAGCAGTCGGCGAAACAGGTGGCTCGCCTGTCGCTGGCGCCGGGGCTGTTTAACATTAATGAACCGGTGATATTCGGCCTGCCCATTGTCTTTAACCTGCCGCTGATGATTCCCTTTGTGCTTCTTCCGGCGCTGGGGATCTGGTTTGCCTGGCTCTGCACCACGCTGGGATTTATGTCGCGCTGTGTTGTCATGATCCCCTGGACCACGCCACCCATACTCAGCGCCTGGCTGGCCACGGCCGGCGACTGGCGAGCGGTAGTGGTACAGTTGGCAATCATCATATTTGGTGTATTCTTCTACCTGCCTTTCCTCAAGGTTGCCGAGCGAGTGGCATTGAAAAACAGTGAGATAGCGAACTAA
- a CDS encoding MFS transporter, translating to MSQDINNTVATSKTRRVIKNLRWYVLVLFLMGVTVNYITRNSLGILAPELKESQGITTEQYSWIVGAFQIAYTIFQPLCGWLIDVIGLKIGFMVCAGIWALMCIFHAGAGSWLHLAILRFFMGASEAAATPANAKTIGEWFPKSERPVAAGWAGVGFSIGAMLAPPIIYFAHASFGWQGAFMFTGVLALLWVILWWAFYHNPEQHPNLSKDELAFIKQDNEPPAVKLPFLTALKTVSKNKRFYGIAIPAFMAEPAWAVLSFWVPLYLAKEHGMDLKQIAMFAWLPFLAADLGSVASGYLTRLYTRLFGCTRVNSVVASSVTGAFLMISLAVVAITRDPYITIVLISIGGFGHQIISCMLSALVVESFDKGQMATVNGMRGSAAWIASFFFSLLIGVTADKIGFNPLFIAMGFFDLIGAVFLVAFIAERRAKRA from the coding sequence ATGAGTCAGGACATCAATAACACCGTAGCGACAAGCAAAACCCGTCGCGTGATTAAGAACCTGCGCTGGTATGTACTGGTACTGTTCTTAATGGGCGTCACCGTCAACTACATCACCCGTAACTCGTTAGGCATTCTCGCTCCGGAGCTAAAAGAGAGCCAGGGGATCACTACCGAGCAATACTCCTGGATCGTGGGTGCCTTCCAGATCGCGTACACCATTTTCCAGCCTTTGTGCGGCTGGCTGATTGACGTGATTGGCCTGAAGATTGGCTTTATGGTCTGCGCCGGTATCTGGGCGCTGATGTGTATCTTCCATGCGGGTGCCGGTAGCTGGCTGCACCTGGCGATCCTGCGCTTTTTTATGGGTGCCTCGGAAGCAGCCGCGACGCCAGCCAACGCCAAAACTATCGGCGAATGGTTCCCAAAATCAGAACGTCCTGTGGCCGCCGGCTGGGCGGGGGTAGGCTTCTCGATTGGCGCCATGCTGGCTCCGCCTATCATCTACTTCGCCCACGCCTCCTTTGGCTGGCAGGGGGCGTTTATGTTTACCGGCGTGCTGGCGCTGTTGTGGGTGATCCTCTGGTGGGCGTTTTATCACAACCCGGAGCAGCACCCGAACCTGAGCAAGGATGAGCTGGCGTTTATTAAGCAGGACAACGAACCACCTGCGGTGAAGCTGCCCTTCCTGACTGCGCTGAAAACCGTCTCAAAGAACAAACGCTTCTACGGTATCGCCATCCCGGCCTTTATGGCGGAACCGGCCTGGGCTGTGCTGAGCTTCTGGGTGCCGCTCTACCTCGCTAAAGAGCACGGCATGGACCTGAAGCAGATAGCGATGTTTGCCTGGCTGCCGTTCCTCGCCGCTGACCTTGGCAGCGTGGCAAGCGGCTACCTGACCCGCCTCTACACCCGCCTGTTCGGTTGCACCCGCGTCAACTCCGTGGTGGCAAGCTCGGTTACCGGCGCATTTCTGATGATCTCGCTGGCCGTAGTGGCTATCACCCGCGATCCCTATATCACCATCGTGCTGATCTCTATCGGCGGCTTCGGGCATCAGATCATCTCCTGCATGCTGAGTGCGCTGGTCGTGGAGTCGTTTGATAAAGGCCAGATGGCGACGGTCAACGGGATGCGCGGCTCGGCGGCATGGATCGCCAGCTTCTTCTTCTCTTTGTTGATTGGTGTGACCGCCGACAAAATCGGCTTCAACCCCCTCTTTATTGCCATGGGCTTCTTTGACCTGATTGGCGCTGTTTTCCTGGTAGCATTTATTGCTGAACGTCGCGCCAAGCGCGCCTGA
- a CDS encoding glycoside hydrolase family 1 protein: MKASLPTNFLWGNSVSSMQTEGAWNEGGKGMSVYDIREAGENTSDWKVATDSYHRYAEDFDLMQDLGMNCYRFQIAWSRVCPQGDGDFNDEGIAFYDRFINDLIARGIEPMVCLYHFDMPLALAQEYNGFTDRRVMEAFIRYGKKMIDCFGDRVKYWLTFNEQNIFHMPEAFRISGYMKGEKTLRELYALQHHTMVAHMTLTEYLHQSRPGQLMGGMLAHQLIYPATCKPRDIFCAQQYDEFLNQNLLRVFAGQGYSPAVMAVVAQEGFEDIYRAEDLALLARTKNDYMAFSYYASKTLDSDAIPEETPVNYYLLHGEKNNPYLKATEWNWQIDPLGFRTIITRYYNDWRLPVFPIENGIGVIESWDGVNPIEDDYRIDYHREHIEAMKAAMFEDGAEVIGYLGWGLIDILSSQGDMRKRYGVVYVNRENYDLKDLKRVPKKSYAWLKQVIHSNGREM; this comes from the coding sequence ATGAAAGCATCTTTGCCAACCAATTTTTTATGGGGCAACTCGGTCTCCAGCATGCAGACCGAAGGGGCGTGGAACGAGGGTGGGAAGGGGATGTCGGTCTACGATATTCGCGAAGCGGGAGAGAATACCTCAGACTGGAAAGTCGCCACCGACTCGTATCATCGCTACGCGGAAGACTTCGACCTGATGCAGGATCTGGGCATGAACTGCTATCGCTTCCAGATCGCCTGGAGCCGCGTCTGCCCGCAGGGTGACGGTGATTTCAACGACGAGGGGATCGCCTTTTACGATCGCTTTATCAACGATCTGATCGCCCGCGGCATTGAGCCGATGGTCTGTCTCTACCACTTCGATATGCCGCTGGCGCTGGCCCAGGAGTACAACGGATTTACCGATCGCCGGGTGATGGAGGCCTTTATCCGTTATGGCAAGAAGATGATCGACTGCTTCGGCGATCGGGTGAAATACTGGCTGACCTTCAACGAGCAGAACATCTTCCATATGCCCGAGGCGTTTCGCATTTCCGGCTATATGAAAGGCGAGAAAACCCTGCGCGAGCTGTACGCACTCCAGCATCACACCATGGTGGCGCATATGACGCTGACCGAGTACCTGCATCAGTCCCGGCCAGGTCAGCTAATGGGCGGTATGCTGGCGCACCAGCTGATCTATCCCGCCACCTGTAAACCGCGCGATATCTTTTGCGCGCAACAGTATGACGAATTCCTGAACCAGAACCTGCTGCGCGTCTTTGCCGGTCAGGGCTATAGCCCGGCGGTGATGGCGGTGGTGGCGCAGGAAGGTTTTGAAGATATCTACCGGGCCGAGGATCTGGCCCTGCTGGCACGTACCAAAAATGACTATATGGCGTTCAGCTATTACGCCAGTAAGACTCTGGACAGCGACGCGATCCCGGAAGAGACGCCGGTTAACTATTACTTGCTGCACGGCGAGAAAAACAACCCCTATCTGAAGGCGACAGAGTGGAACTGGCAGATCGATCCGCTGGGCTTTCGCACCATTATCACCCGCTACTACAACGACTGGCGGCTGCCGGTCTTCCCGATTGAAAATGGCATCGGCGTGATTGAGTCCTGGGATGGCGTAAATCCGATTGAGGATGACTACCGCATCGACTACCACCGGGAGCATATCGAGGCGATGAAGGCGGCGATGTTTGAAGATGGCGCCGAGGTGATCGGCTATCTCGGCTGGGGCTTAATCGACATTCTGAGTTCGCAGGGGGACATGCGTAAACGCTACGGCGTGGTGTACGTCAACCGCGAAAACTATGACCTGAAAGACCTTAAGCGCGTGCCGAAAAAGAGCTACGCGTGGCTCAAACAGGTTATCCATAGCAACGGGCGCGAGATGTAA
- the ldtB gene encoding L,D-transpeptidase, translated as MNMKLTSLLAAAFAVVGFCKTASAVTYPLPTDGSRLVGQNQVVTIEEGNTQPLEYFAAEYQLGLSNMMEANPGVDPYLPKGGTVLNIPQQLILPDTVHEGIIINSAEMRLYYYPKGTNTVIVLPIGIGQLGKDTPMNWTTKVERKKAGPTWTPTAKMHAEYIAAGEPLPAVVPAGPDNPMGLYALYIGRLYAIHGTNANFGIGLRVSHGCVRLRNDDIKFLFENVPVGTRVQFINEPVKATTEPDGSRYLEVHNPLSTSEDQIDNNVTVPITLKSNVQAITSQADVDASVVDQAIQNRSGMPVRLN; from the coding sequence ATGAATATGAAATTAACATCGCTATTAGCAGCGGCGTTTGCCGTCGTAGGGTTTTGCAAGACCGCTTCTGCTGTCACCTATCCTCTGCCCACTGACGGTAGCCGTCTGGTCGGTCAGAATCAGGTTGTGACCATCGAAGAAGGTAACACGCAGCCGCTGGAATATTTTGCTGCTGAATATCAGTTGGGTCTCTCCAACATGATGGAAGCTAACCCTGGCGTCGATCCGTACCTGCCGAAAGGCGGTACTGTGCTGAATATTCCTCAGCAGCTGATCCTGCCCGATACCGTGCATGAAGGTATCATCATCAACAGTGCTGAAATGCGTCTCTACTACTATCCGAAAGGGACCAATACCGTCATCGTTCTGCCAATCGGTATCGGCCAGTTGGGTAAAGACACCCCGATGAACTGGACCACCAAAGTTGAGCGTAAAAAAGCGGGCCCAACCTGGACGCCAACCGCCAAGATGCACGCGGAGTATATTGCCGCTGGCGAGCCGCTGCCGGCTGTTGTTCCGGCTGGCCCGGATAACCCGATGGGTCTGTACGCGCTCTACATTGGCCGCCTTTATGCTATTCACGGCACCAACGCCAACTTTGGTATCGGCCTGCGCGTGAGCCACGGCTGTGTGCGTCTGCGTAATGACGATATCAAATTCCTGTTCGAAAACGTGCCGGTCGGTACCCGCGTACAGTTCATCAACGAACCTGTAAAAGCGACCACCGAGCCAGATGGCAGCCGTTATCTGGAAGTGCATAACCCGCTCTCCACCAGCGAAGATCAGATCGATAACAACGTTACCGTGCCGATCACCCTGAAGAGCAACGTGCAGGCGATCACCAGCCAGGCTGACGTAGATGCCTCCGTTGTTGACCAGGCTATTCAGAACCGCTCCGGTATGCCAGTTCGCCTGAACTGA
- a CDS encoding GntR family transcriptional regulator has protein sequence MAAKYITIAREIKKRIISQQYAANEPLPDQFALAAEFSSSRMTIQQAMRQLIVEGLVYTRQGQGTFIRKNFLQLSQWDLSGSDYFGATKTWEHLGTVSSQVVHFELRFPNEKEQASLMINADAPVYDFIRLRLLNGEPMSLDATVMPLNRVPGLNKSHLESSVFRYVQETLGLKIMGSYRVVRALKPSALDMQHLVCEPSDPVLEVEQVIYLEDGTPLEYAHCHYRYDHGGIVIVNNG, from the coding sequence ATGGCGGCGAAGTACATCACCATAGCGCGGGAAATTAAAAAACGCATTATTAGTCAGCAGTATGCCGCCAACGAACCGCTGCCCGACCAGTTTGCGCTGGCCGCGGAGTTCAGCTCCAGCCGCATGACCATCCAGCAGGCAATGCGTCAGCTTATTGTCGAAGGGCTGGTCTATACCCGGCAGGGGCAAGGCACTTTTATCCGCAAGAATTTTCTACAGCTCTCTCAGTGGGATCTCTCCGGCAGCGACTACTTTGGCGCCACCAAAACCTGGGAGCATCTTGGTACGGTCTCCAGTCAGGTCGTCCATTTCGAACTGCGCTTTCCCAACGAAAAAGAGCAGGCCTCACTGATGATAAACGCCGATGCCCCGGTGTATGACTTTATCCGCCTGCGCCTGCTTAATGGCGAGCCGATGTCGCTGGACGCTACCGTCATGCCGCTCAACCGGGTGCCGGGGCTGAACAAAAGCCATCTCGAAAGCTCGGTGTTCCGCTACGTGCAGGAGACGCTGGGGCTAAAAATCATGGGGTCATATCGGGTCGTCAGAGCCCTGAAACCCAGCGCGCTGGATATGCAGCATCTGGTCTGCGAGCCGTCCGATCCGGTGCTGGAGGTGGAGCAGGTGATCTATCTGGAGGATGGCACGCCGCTGGAGTACGCCCACTGTCACTACCGGTACGACCACGGCGGGATTGTTATTGTGAATAACGGATAA